One Nicotiana tomentosiformis chromosome 4, ASM39032v3, whole genome shotgun sequence genomic window carries:
- the LOC138909470 gene encoding uncharacterized protein, whose translation MPDDEKRRLERFGRLRPPYFNGAEGEDAQGFLDMCQRILRTTGILESSGVLFTAFQFSGAAFSWWEAYKRIRSVGAAPLTWQQFFVLFLEKFIEMVRSQEWIEREAKRPRGQGGFSSVPSRGQFYHGRGRPFRHAQTTRPVHHGASSGHGSHSYQQVQPSFGALPAQSSSHAPSAQGSSVPGPSSSYSGARGSLQSPPLFAERGCFECGDLGHIKRHCPRLSGGSSQQRSRPSTSEPMVRKRMADVPDHRGATPPIARGRGRGRAPAHGRGRGCLRVAPAMPPADPVEDLIIEE comes from the exons ATGCCCGATGATGAgaagcgtagattggagaggtttgggaggctccggCCTCCATATTTCAatggtgcagagggagaggatgcgcAGGGCTTCTTGGacatgtgtcagaggatactccgtacaaccgGTATTCTAGAGAGTAGTGGGGTCTTGTTCACtgcttttcagttctctggggctgccttcagttggtgggaggcttacaagAGGATAAGGTcggtcggcgcagcaccccttacctggcagcagttcttcgttctctttctggagaagttt attgagatggttcgcagccaggagtggattgagagggaggccaagaggcctcgtggacagggtggattcagcAGTGTTCCTTCTAGGGGTCAATTCtaccacggtagaggtcgtcctttcagacatgctcagacgactCGCCcggttcaccatggtgcatcatctggccatggttcacatagCTATCAGCAGGTCCAGCCTTCATTCGGTGCACTACCAGCTCAGAGTTCCTCTCATGCGCCATCAGCTCAGGGCTCATCTGTGCCAGgaccttctagcagttattctggtgctcggggttcccttcagtccccaccactATTTGCAgagaggggttgctttgagtgcggagatttgggtcatatcaagaggcattgtCCCCGCCTTTCGGGAGGTTCATCTCAGCAAAGGAGTCGGCCTTCAACTTCGgaacca atggtgagaaagcGCATGGCAGACGTACCCGATCATAgaggagctactcccccaattgctagaggccgaggcagagggagggctccagcccatggtagagggcgaggatgtTTGAGAGTTGCTCCAGCTATGccaccagcggatccagtagaggatcttATTATTGAGGAGTAG